The following coding sequences are from one Sciurus carolinensis chromosome 11, mSciCar1.2, whole genome shotgun sequence window:
- the LOC124959114 gene encoding olfactory receptor 8K3-like, protein MEKQNLTVVSEFILMGITSCPELQAPLFGLFLIIFVVTVLGNLGMIILTKVEQSLQTPMYFFLRHLSVTDLGYSTVVGPKMLVNFVVDKNTTSYFLCAMQLTFFLVFIICELFILSAMAYDRYVTICNPLLYTVIMSQRLCQVLVAIPYLYSIFVSLLITIKIFNLPFCGNKIISHFCDSLPLLSLLCSNTHEIELIILISAGFNLVSSLVILLFSYLLIIVAIFRMNSAEGKHKALSTCGSHLTVVIVFYGTLIFMYVQPKSSHSFDSDKVASIFYTLIIPMLNPLIYSLRNKDVKCALERMWKNLCNIVSNILNMILINLIMDIKF, encoded by the coding sequence ATGGAAAAGCAAAATCTCACGGTGGTGAGTGAATTCATTCTGATGGGTATCACATCGTGCCCTGAGCTGCAGGCTCCACTGTTTGGGCTCTTCCTCATCATCTttgtggtcactgtgctgggcaaCTTGGGCATGATCATCCTCACCAAGGTAGAACAGAGCCTGCAAACACCCATGTACTTTTTTCTGAGACACTTGTCTGTTACAGATCTTGGTTATTCTACAGTTGTGGGCCCCAAAATGTTAGTAAATTTTGTTGTGGATAAGAATACAACATCCTATTTTTTGTGTGCCATGCAGCTAACATTCTTTCTTGTGTTCATCATttgtgaactttttattttgtctgcaATGGCCTATGATCGCTACGTGACCATCTGCAACCCTCTGCTCTACACAGTCATCATGTCTCAAAGACTATGTCAAGTGTTGGTTGCAATTCCTTACCTCTACAGTATATTTGTTTCTCTTCTAATcaccataaaaatttttaatttacctTTTTGTGGCAACAAGATTATAAGTCATTTCTGTGACAGTCTCCCCTTGTTATCTTTGCTGTGCTCAAATACACATGAAATTGAGTTAATCATTTTGATTTCAGCAGGGTTTAATCTGGTTTCATCTCTTGTGATACTCCTGTTTTCTTACCTACTCATCATTGTAGCTATTTTCAGGATGAACTCTGCTGAAGGAAAGCACAAAGCTTTATCCACCTGTGGATCCCACCTGACAGTGGTCATAGTGTTCTACGGGACtttgatatttatgtatgtacagcCCAAGTCCAGTCACTCCTTTGACAGTGATAAAGTGGCTTCCATATTTTACACTCTGATCATCCCCATGTTGAATCCCTTGATCTACAGCTTGAGGAACAAAGATGTAAAGTGTGCCCtagaaaggatgtggaaaaatttatgtaatattgTTTCTAATATTCTCAATATGATTCTTATCAATTTGATTATGGACATAAAATTTTAG